A window of Pedobacter lusitanus contains these coding sequences:
- a CDS encoding TonB-dependent receptor: MKKSLLFKIVVIIMAVVGTFFSANAQVTTSAMTGVVKDAKGPLPGASVKAVHVPTGSVYTTTTNGDGRFTIANMRVGGPYSVTITFIGFQAAKYDNLNLKLGGSYPLNVVLSDGAQQLSDVVITANKNKVINSSRTGAATNVSQKQIQELPAVSRSITDLTKLTPQSNTKGDGFSFAGRNSLFNSLTLDGAQMNNVFGLSSLPGGGTSAQPFTLDALDELQVNLAPYDVKQSGFTGAGVNAITKAGTNDFSGSIYTYYKDQNLQGYNVGSTKLDKASQAFLNKQFGFRFGGPIIKNKLFFFVNGEISRRTSPGTNILANPNAVATANDPINVSRVLASDLNLVRNTLINRFGYDPGVYSGYSNLQNADNVTARLDWNINNSNRLTVRYNYLKSFKDLNPSTSNSNRGRGQSLTSMFYDGMRYTQYNNINSVTAELNTRFSEKFANNLQLVYTGFRDYRSTKGNPFPVVDIEDGNSGNYISLGTEPFSGLNKLNQDIYTLNENFNIFAGNHTITIGGSVGYQRFENAFAQFLYGQFRYKSMSDFLGAATGNQSINPTLYQLTYSTDKNNAVPAPAIFSQMPVAVYAQDEWYVKPNFKLTYGLRLDMPIYTSKIQSNPLVTAATFRDGEKLDVGKLPKTQILFSPRVGFNWDVNSDGKIQVRGGSGIFTGAVPAVWLTNQAGNTGLGTGNDFLTNPKNRPFSPDPSAYIPANPTNPATYAINQAVNNFKVPQVWRSSLAVDYKLPGGVIATIDGMYTKSINEVFHRDANLVNPTANLTGTGDTRPYFPGGNANRINPSLTNAIVFDNTNKGYAWNITGQLQKRFGKYVDVMAAYTRSDARDITSTPGSQAASAFNGNQVAGDPNKPTLAYSSFLVKNRIIASVNFNFSIIPQLPTSIGVVYEGSPYGDVFGNTRFTYVTAGNVNNDNSTFNDLMYIPRDRKDIVLKDIAASKTTFAETADQQWARLDAYINQDAYLSKHRGQISERNGAEYPWANRFDVRILQQFKTIFGQKANSRFEISVDIINFGNLLNKNWGLTKAPGMTNFLQSQGVQSPTTLTPTYTVNQGLTTDTFRNNTDISSRYQIQVGARYSFN, encoded by the coding sequence ATGAAGAAATCTCTACTATTTAAAATTGTAGTAATTATCATGGCTGTTGTAGGAACATTTTTCTCTGCGAATGCTCAGGTTACTACTTCAGCGATGACCGGTGTCGTTAAAGATGCAAAGGGACCATTGCCAGGAGCCAGCGTTAAAGCTGTCCACGTACCTACGGGATCTGTTTATACCACCACCACCAACGGTGATGGTCGTTTTACTATTGCCAATATGCGTGTTGGTGGACCTTATTCTGTTACGATTACTTTTATTGGATTTCAGGCTGCCAAATATGACAACCTTAATCTTAAACTAGGTGGATCTTATCCATTGAATGTTGTTTTATCAGATGGAGCACAGCAATTAAGTGATGTTGTTATTACTGCTAACAAAAACAAAGTAATTAACAGCTCAAGAACTGGTGCTGCAACCAACGTTTCTCAGAAACAAATTCAGGAGCTTCCTGCTGTTTCAAGAAGTATTACTGATTTAACCAAACTAACTCCTCAGTCTAATACTAAAGGTGACGGTTTTTCATTTGCAGGTAGAAACAGTTTGTTTAACTCGCTGACTCTGGATGGTGCACAAATGAATAACGTGTTTGGTTTATCGTCACTTCCAGGTGGTGGAACGAGTGCTCAGCCATTTACTTTGGATGCATTAGACGAGTTACAGGTGAACTTAGCACCTTACGATGTAAAACAAAGTGGTTTTACAGGTGCTGGTGTAAATGCGATTACTAAAGCTGGTACCAATGATTTCTCAGGATCTATCTATACTTATTATAAGGATCAGAATTTACAGGGATACAATGTTGGTAGTACAAAACTTGATAAAGCAAGTCAGGCCTTCCTGAATAAACAATTTGGTTTCAGATTTGGCGGACCAATTATTAAGAATAAATTGTTTTTCTTCGTGAATGGTGAGATCTCACGCCGCACTTCTCCAGGTACTAACATTCTGGCTAATCCGAATGCTGTTGCTACTGCAAATGATCCGATCAACGTATCAAGAGTATTGGCATCTGATCTGAATTTAGTTAGAAATACATTGATTAACAGATTCGGTTATGATCCGGGTGTATATTCAGGATATAGCAATTTACAGAATGCAGATAACGTTACTGCGCGTTTAGACTGGAATATCAACAATTCAAACAGATTAACTGTAAGATATAACTATCTGAAATCTTTTAAAGATCTTAACCCCAGTACATCAAACTCTAACAGAGGTCGTGGACAATCGTTAACTTCTATGTTTTACGATGGTATGAGATATACTCAGTATAATAACATCAACTCAGTTACTGCAGAGTTAAACACTCGTTTCAGCGAAAAATTTGCAAATAACTTACAGTTGGTATATACTGGTTTCCGTGATTACCGTTCAACAAAAGGAAATCCATTCCCTGTTGTAGATATTGAAGATGGTAACTCTGGTAATTATATCTCTTTGGGAACAGAGCCTTTTAGTGGTTTAAATAAATTAAATCAGGATATCTATACCCTGAATGAAAACTTTAACATCTTTGCCGGTAACCATACGATTACTATTGGTGGATCAGTAGGTTATCAGAGATTTGAGAATGCTTTTGCTCAGTTCCTTTACGGTCAGTTCAGATATAAATCAATGAGTGACTTTTTAGGAGCTGCTACTGGTAACCAATCGATTAACCCAACATTATATCAATTGACTTACTCAACTGATAAAAATAACGCTGTTCCTGCTCCTGCTATTTTTAGTCAGATGCCGGTTGCAGTTTATGCACAGGATGAATGGTATGTTAAACCTAATTTCAAACTGACTTACGGTTTAAGATTAGATATGCCTATCTATACTTCAAAAATTCAATCTAATCCATTGGTAACTGCTGCGACTTTCCGTGATGGTGAAAAGCTGGATGTAGGTAAATTACCTAAAACTCAGATCTTATTCTCTCCACGTGTTGGATTCAACTGGGATGTTAATAGTGATGGTAAAATTCAGGTACGAGGTGGTTCGGGAATCTTCACTGGTGCAGTTCCAGCAGTATGGTTAACTAACCAGGCAGGAAATACAGGATTAGGTACAGGTAACGACTTTTTAACTAATCCAAAAAACCGTCCGTTTAGCCCTGATCCATCAGCTTATATCCCTGCTAATCCTACTAATCCAGCTACTTACGCAATTAATCAGGCTGTAAATAACTTCAAAGTACCTCAGGTATGGAGATCTAGTTTAGCAGTTGATTATAAATTGCCAGGTGGTGTGATTGCTACAATTGACGGGATGTATACTAAATCAATCAATGAAGTGTTCCACAGAGATGCTAACCTGGTTAATCCTACGGCTAATCTTACTGGTACTGGTGATACCCGTCCTTATTTCCCAGGTGGTAATGCAAACAGAATCAATCCATCATTGACTAATGCAATTGTATTTGATAACACCAACAAAGGATATGCATGGAACATCACAGGACAATTACAAAAAAGATTTGGTAAATATGTAGATGTAATGGCTGCATACACCAGAAGTGATGCACGTGATATTACTTCAACTCCAGGATCACAGGCTGCTTCAGCTTTCAATGGTAACCAGGTTGCTGGTGACCCTAATAAGCCAACATTAGCCTATAGTAGTTTCCTTGTTAAAAACAGAATTATTGCATCTGTTAACTTTAACTTCTCTATCATTCCTCAGTTACCTACTTCAATCGGTGTGGTATATGAAGGATCTCCTTATGGTGATGTTTTCGGAAATACAAGATTCACTTATGTAACTGCAGGTAACGTTAACAACGATAACTCAACTTTTAACGATTTAATGTACATTCCAAGAGATCGTAAGGATATTGTTTTAAAAGATATCGCTGCTTCAAAAACAACTTTCGCTGAAACTGCTGATCAGCAATGGGCAAGGTTAGATGCTTATATTAATCAGGATGCATATCTAAGCAAACACAGAGGTCAGATTTCTGAAAGAAATGGTGCTGAATATCCTTGGGCTAACCGTTTTGATGTAAGAATCCTTCAGCAGTTCAAAACTATTTTTGGTCAGAAAGCAAACAGCAGATTTGAAATCTCTGTGGACATTATCAACTTTGGTAACTTACTGAACAAAAACTGGGGATTGACAAAAGCTCCGGGTATGACTAACTTCTTACAGTCACAAGGTGTGCAGAGTCCAACAACATTAACTCCAACCTATACTGTAAACCAAGGTTTAACTACTGATACTTTTAGAAATAATACTGATATTTCTTCAAGATACCAGATTCAGGTTGGGGCAAGATACAGCTTCAACTAA
- a CDS encoding TetR/AcrR family transcriptional regulator, whose translation MNVQLEDNTGKRVAVLNSTLALIKEHGFHGAPMSLIAKHAGVAAGTIYHYFDSKETLILELFVHVKDKLALAISAGDDPSKPYKDRFFNFMINQFNFYIENENSLFFLEQYMSSPFAKNFPERDSQLFADKVIGLFQYGIENAHFRNIDSRLLAPTIKGTLVAAATFQLSEQIVFTKEDIIEVVSVIWDGIKRQ comes from the coding sequence ATGAACGTTCAATTAGAAGATAATACAGGAAAACGTGTTGCTGTCCTAAACAGCACACTCGCTCTGATTAAAGAGCATGGATTCCATGGCGCTCCCATGAGTCTGATTGCTAAACATGCAGGTGTAGCAGCAGGAACTATATATCACTATTTTGATTCCAAAGAAACCCTCATATTAGAGCTTTTTGTCCATGTGAAGGATAAACTGGCTTTAGCCATATCAGCAGGTGATGATCCTTCAAAGCCCTATAAAGACCGATTTTTTAACTTCATGATTAATCAGTTTAACTTTTACATTGAAAATGAAAACTCTCTGTTTTTTCTTGAGCAGTACATGAGCTCTCCTTTCGCAAAGAATTTTCCTGAGAGGGATAGTCAACTATTTGCAGATAAGGTGATTGGATTGTTTCAATATGGCATAGAAAATGCTCACTTCAGAAATATTGATTCGAGGCTGCTGGCCCCGACAATCAAAGGGACTCTTGTTGCTGCTGCGACTTTCCAGTTGTCAGAACAGATTGTGTTCACCAAAGAAGATATTATCGAAGTAGTCAGTGTAATATGGGATGGAATTAAAAGGCAGTAA
- a CDS encoding TolC family protein, whose translation MKPHKLILMMLVGIPVLLPGLLHAQTTVREQPTLSNATLQECIDYALSNKPGVQQSLIDEEIGERDIKSALSGWLPQINGTGTVNHNFKQQSQILTTNGQSSLLTFGGKNTSSFVLQADQQFLNAGLIQASKSAKFYRQQYKQSTENTKINTIVDVSKAFYDVLTSKEQLNIIAENIARQEKQFKDARSQYDAGLVDKTDFQRAQISLSNSKADRKRTEELLKYKYAYLRELIGYSADKQFGLSFTSSDMEKDVMIDTAQLLNYQNRIEYRLLETQRQLQKITTSYNKWSYSPTLSGFINYGWNYQNNKLGNLYDQTFPSSVVGLKLTMPIFLGGKRTQEIKKSQLQERKIDLDMINTKNKINTQYEQAIATYKANLNDLNTNKSNVDISKQVYNTIKLQYDEGIKTYLDLTTSETDLRTAQINYLNSLYNLLSSKLDVKQALGIITVNQ comes from the coding sequence ATGAAACCTCACAAATTGATTTTAATGATGCTCGTCGGCATCCCCGTTCTTTTGCCGGGGCTTCTACATGCCCAGACGACAGTTAGAGAACAGCCGACGCTAAGCAATGCGACTTTGCAGGAATGCATTGATTACGCTTTGAGCAATAAGCCTGGGGTACAACAATCACTGATTGATGAAGAGATAGGAGAAAGAGATATAAAATCGGCATTATCAGGTTGGTTGCCTCAAATTAATGGTACAGGAACAGTGAACCATAATTTTAAACAGCAATCTCAGATTCTGACTACAAACGGACAGTCTTCTTTACTAACCTTCGGGGGTAAAAATACTTCATCTTTTGTTTTGCAGGCTGATCAGCAGTTTTTAAATGCAGGGTTGATTCAGGCATCCAAATCTGCCAAGTTTTACAGACAACAGTATAAACAGAGTACAGAGAATACTAAGATCAACACGATTGTTGACGTTAGTAAAGCATTTTATGATGTCCTGACCAGTAAAGAGCAATTGAATATTATTGCAGAGAATATTGCCAGACAGGAAAAACAATTTAAAGATGCCCGTTCACAATACGATGCTGGTCTGGTTGATAAAACAGATTTTCAAAGAGCCCAGATCAGTTTAAGCAATTCAAAGGCTGACAGAAAAAGAACGGAAGAATTGTTAAAGTACAAGTATGCTTATCTGAGAGAATTAATTGGCTATAGTGCAGATAAACAATTTGGTTTGTCTTTTACTTCAAGCGATATGGAGAAAGACGTTATGATTGATACCGCTCAGTTGCTGAACTATCAGAACCGTATAGAATACCGTTTGCTGGAAACACAAAGACAATTGCAGAAAATTACAACGAGTTATAACAAATGGAGTTATTCACCTACGCTTTCTGGTTTTATCAATTACGGATGGAATTATCAGAATAATAAACTGGGTAATCTTTATGATCAGACTTTCCCAAGTTCTGTAGTAGGACTGAAATTAACTATGCCGATCTTCCTTGGTGGTAAACGTACGCAGGAAATCAAAAAATCGCAGTTACAGGAAAGAAAAATTGATCTTGATATGATCAATACCAAGAATAAGATCAATACACAGTATGAACAGGCAATTGCCACTTATAAGGCTAATCTGAATGATTTAAATACCAATAAATCTAATGTTGACATCTCGAAACAGGTTTACAATACAATCAAGCTTCAGTATGATGAAGGTATTAAGACTTACCTGGATCTGACAACTTCAGAAACAGATCTTCGTACTGCACAAATCAATTATCTGAATTCATTATATAACCTTCTTTCGTCAAAATTAGACGTAAAACAAGCATTAGGAATAATCACCGTAAACCAATAA
- a CDS encoding efflux RND transporter periplasmic adaptor subunit, protein MDIKYIKLGILILGSVTLASCGGKPAPQQGPPPATPVTTYTVDEQPVTTVDTYPGVVVPLNEVELRAQVGGYITAIYVKDGQHVTKGQRLYEIDRTKYQAAYNSAQANLSVAKANRDKAKKDADRYTKLAQQEAVAKQRVDYALTDLANAESQIAAAKANLASAANDLQRSIIVSPLTGTIGISQVKLGALASPGTTLLNTVSTNNPIAVDIPVSQADIPRFVQMEKNVSAVKDSLFSIELQDKSIYHRQGRIIAIDRAVDPQTGTIKVRISYPNEGGKLIAGMNVNLLVLNKQIGNQLVIPYKAVTEQLGEFNVFLVGDSSKALPQVIKVGTQVGQSIVVKSGLKKGDVIVVEGVQNVRPGAVVHAGSAAEANGQQPAAGAPKK, encoded by the coding sequence ATGGACATTAAATACATAAAATTAGGCATCTTAATCCTTGGTTCAGTAACATTAGCATCTTGCGGTGGTAAACCTGCTCCTCAGCAGGGACCTCCTCCGGCAACTCCTGTAACTACTTATACGGTTGATGAGCAACCAGTAACTACAGTGGACACTTATCCGGGGGTAGTGGTTCCATTGAATGAAGTTGAACTTCGTGCTCAGGTTGGTGGTTATATTACTGCTATCTATGTTAAAGATGGTCAGCATGTGACCAAAGGACAAAGACTATATGAAATTGACCGTACTAAATACCAGGCTGCCTATAACTCAGCTCAGGCTAATTTATCGGTCGCAAAAGCGAATCGTGATAAAGCAAAGAAAGATGCTGATCGTTATACTAAATTAGCGCAGCAGGAAGCTGTTGCCAAACAACGTGTTGATTATGCATTGACAGATCTGGCTAATGCCGAATCACAAATTGCAGCTGCTAAGGCAAATCTGGCTTCTGCAGCAAATGATTTACAGCGTTCTATTATTGTTTCTCCTTTAACCGGAACAATTGGTATTTCACAGGTAAAACTGGGCGCTCTGGCTTCTCCGGGTACCACACTTTTAAATACGGTTTCTACAAACAATCCGATTGCTGTAGATATTCCGGTTAGCCAGGCTGATATTCCTCGTTTTGTACAAATGGAGAAAAATGTATCGGCAGTCAAAGACTCTCTTTTCAGCATTGAACTGCAGGATAAAAGTATTTATCACCGTCAGGGCAGAATTATAGCAATTGACCGTGCGGTTGATCCTCAGACCGGTACGATCAAAGTAAGAATCAGTTATCCGAATGAAGGTGGAAAACTGATAGCTGGTATGAATGTGAATTTACTGGTACTGAATAAACAGATAGGCAATCAATTGGTAATTCCTTATAAAGCAGTTACAGAACAGCTGGGCGAATTTAATGTATTCCTGGTTGGAGACAGTAGTAAAGCTCTGCCACAGGTAATTAAAGTTGGTACTCAGGTAGGCCAGAGTATAGTTGTAAAAAGTGGCTTGAAGAAAGGTGATGTTATTGTGGTTGAGGGGGTGCAGAATGTGAGACCGGGTGCTGTGGTACACGCAGGATCGGCAGCTGAAGCAAACGGACAACAGCCAGCAGCAGGCGCACCAAAAAAATAG